Within Populus trichocarpa isolate Nisqually-1 chromosome 6, P.trichocarpa_v4.1, whole genome shotgun sequence, the genomic segment TAAAGTGAAGTCGCCGGCTACCCCACCAGCTGCATTGACTTGAAGTCACTGGAACTAGCAGCTCTCTTACTGCATgtgattgattgattgtttttaaagtaaaagAATTGCTGAATTGTGAGTAGATGTGCTCTAAATTCTAgattttttaaggtaaatagAAATGAATTCTTGTATGTGATTTTGTGAAAGTTGAATTTCTTAGTTTGATGTGATTAAAGCGGACTTTAGGAATTATTGAAATTTACGTCGAACATTTAATATTTTCGGTTTTATTATATGCCAGAAAAAGGATGGATTATACACTCCTGTTATGGTAATTCATTCTTGATAAAATGTGATTTGTTTGTCTTTCATAATTTCTGTTTCGCAGGCTTTGTTGTCACACTACCCTTTGAAGTTTCAAAGTCTAAGAAGGTAATTTTCCGAGAGGAAGGGGCCGCAATGCTATTGCATGCTCTAAATTTCACAAGTACACACAGGCACATGACTGCAGAGAGTCTTTGCCTTGACTGCAGAAAAGTAGTATTGAGTTGGTATAATGTTGGAGTTTGTGAACaattttgccttttctttttctatctgCAGGTGTATTTCTATAAATTcgtttttcataattaatatgCTTCAGGTGAGTTGAGTTCtgtgttttctttattgattatCTCTTTTTATTCTCTACTTTATGTCTTTGTTTCTCAcatctccttttgttttatattaattctgcaatattctatgatcttcaagaaaaaaaataaagttttattcaatttatttactaTGATTGGCAATCACTTTTCAGGCATTTGAGCCACCCCTAGATATGAGCCACGATGTCGACGATTGTGGGTGCTCGCACTTTGAACAGCCTCCAAATGACATGAATGTTTGCTCTCATGAGTCTGCCGCAGCTAGTGGAAGTTGTTGTTCCAAACCTGATGAAGCTTGTTGTGGAGAACCAAGCAATATGATGAGCAAACCAGCAGATTGTTTGGCTCCCAATGAGGTCTCTGCAAGATGGCCATGTGATGTTTTGCATAATGACTGTCTAAACTGCAAATTTTGGTTCCAATTTTATGTCTTTTCATTTAGAAGTTTGACTTCTGTAGATAACAACAGGAGGTGGACACTGAAGGTTGTCTTCGGTCTGATACTGGGAGCTGTCTGGCAGGCCgggaaaattacaaaatgacATCTGAATGCTGTAGCAATCATGTTTCTGATTCCAATGGAAATGTAATGGTGTTTAGTTTGTCTAGTTTTATCACAaagtttctttccttctttgtttATAATTACTTTCTGCTTGCTGCTAGAATTAGGAATGGATTTCTTGCACAGAATTTCTCTTTaagtcatcattttttttctcgtgCCATGTGCCAAAATTTACTTTCTTGCACATTACAATGTACATTCAGGTTCCGTCATCACATCATGATTGGTTAGATCCATCACTTCAGTTGCGTGTTCCGATGGTTGATGTTGATAAGGTATTTGGCTATCTTGTTGTAGAAGCAAACTTTACGAGCTTTGCTACTTTTATTTGGTAAAATGTgtgaaaaatcaatgaaattttctatcttgattcaaattttaatgaGGTCACATGTAATTGACATGGCTGCCCAAGGTCACTGTTTTTTACCCTATACTGGTTTGATGAATCTGCAAATTTGGGTCAGAATATTTCAAAACTGATGCATTTTTCATGTCTTTAGCATATGATGGATGGGAAatatgaagaaacaaaaatgcatCTCACAGATACAAGATGCCTTTGGTGTGTTATTTGTGGAAACtttatgattataaattaatgTTACCATTTTTTGGTCATTTCATAGGTCCGTTGTATAATAAGAAACATAGTAAGAGACTGGGCAGCAGAGGTAATGATGCTTCATTGCTTTACTGTTTCTAACTCGTCATCTATGATTTTTGAGCCAAGGCTTACGTGTTCCCCCATTCCTACACTGATGCAGGGACAGAAAGAACGTGATCAGTGCTACAAGCCTATTCTCGAAGAGCTGAATTCTTTATTCCCTGATCGTTCCAATGAGAGGTACATAATTTCCttgtattgtgtttttcattttgggaATGCAATTTCGTGCTTGGTGATTGTGAAATAGAGAATGAAGTATACTCTCTTGTGGGAATAATGTTTTATCTACTATAAACCATGAATTTCATTGTACAGTCCTCCTACTTGTTTAGTTCCTGGTGCTGGTCTCGGACGTCTGGCCTTGGAGATTTCATGTCTGGGTATGTATTAAAGATGTGAAGTTCTTACAAATTCTACCTTGGCAACTTTAGGTGGAGCCTAACACTTATCATATGATAATGAAGGTTTTGTTAGCCAGGGAAATGAATTTTCATACTACATGATGATATGCTCAAGTTTTATTCTTAACCAGTAAGAACCTTTTGACAATTTCTTGCTAATCTTATTATATCTATCCTCTCGACAGTGGTGCAAAGTAATCTGCAAAAGAATGAATTTCACTTTCTCCCTTTCTTATTGTATTAGGACCGAGACTGCAGGAGAGTGGACTATATATCCTTGGATCCATAGCAATTGCAATTCACTTTCAGATAGTGACCAACTCCGTCCTGTTTCAATACCAGATATTCATCCAGCAAGGTATTCAGGCTGCACTTCATGTTGTTTCGCCTTCAAAATCTTTGCAGAAAATTTTTAAACAGTTGCCATTTgctgttgttttagttttaaatccACATTGACTTTCATAACAAGCAGTGCAGGGATTACTGAAGGTTTCTCCATGTGTGGCGGTGACTTTGTTGAAGTGTATAGTGATCCAAGTCAAGTAGGTAGGagaatttatttccttttaatgTTTCATGCTACAAATAATAGTTGGAACTTTAGGTCACCAAAGTGGaaagataatttgatatattttgttcCCTCCTAAGGAAACTTTTATTTAtgcaatattaatttattttgcagaAAACTAGACATGGTATCAAAGGCAAAGTTATTAACCCCGGTCTGGCTCGGCCCATGACTCAACCCAAGGCTTGGGCCATGGGTTGGtcaggttaacccgggtcaatcaaaacaacataatgtaattttttttaagctaaaatgATAtcgctttgattttttttttaaaaaaaggcaaaacaaagtcaaaacaagttttgataaGGTCGCAGGTCGACCAAGTCCCTATCAACTCtaggttgggttttttttttttttttccaactggGCCAAGGAGCAGGTCGCCGGGCTTAATAACTGTGATCGTAGACACATTATTCCTGCAACATTATTGCGTTGAAGTGAATTCTTATGGAGAGTACTTGTATTACATGCAGGAGTTTGGGATGCAGttgttacttgtttttttattgatacagCACACAATATTGTTGAATATATTGAAATCATATCAAGGATTTTGAAAGATGGGGGGGTGAGTTCCTTGAAGCTGTTTGAATCACTTTGTACCTTTTCCTTTATTCTTCACCATGGAATTAGCTCAATCAGTTTGGCGATGACAGGTTTGGATAAATCTGGGACCGCTACTATATCATTTTGCTGATGTGTACGGACAAGAAGATGTAAGCTTCATTTTTCTCCAATATACATTTATAATGAAGTATATTAGGTGCTGATTTGATGCTGGTTTCTTCTCATTGTATTTACTCCTTTTCCTTTAGGAGATGTCCATTGAACTGAGTTTGGAAGATGTAAAAAGAGTTGCGTTAAATTA encodes:
- the LOC7495643 gene encoding uncharacterized protein LOC7495643 encodes the protein MMKPPQGEEEDEERLRQRKLEEALEVKSLRRIISAYLNYPEAAEEDVKRYERSFRKLSSSHKALLSHYPLKFQSLRRCISINSFFIINMLQAFEPPLDMSHDVDDCGCSHFEQPPNDMNVCSHESAAASGSCCSKPDEACCGEPSNMMSKPADCLAPNEEVDTEGCLRSDTGSCLAGRENYKMTSECCSNHVSDSNGNVPSSHHDWLDPSLQLRVPMVDVDKVRCIIRNIVRDWAAEGQKERDQCYKPILEELNSLFPDRSNESPPTCLVPGAGLGRLALEISCLGFVSQGNEFSYYMMICSSFILNQTETAGEWTIYPWIHSNCNSLSDSDQLRPVSIPDIHPASAGITEGFSMCGGDFVEVYSDPSQVGVWDAVVTCFFIDTAHNIVEYIEIISRILKDGGVWINLGPLLYHFADVYGQEDEMSIELSLEDVKRVALNYGFEVEKESTIETTYTTNPRAMMQNRYFPAFWTMRKKSVEKHST